From one Deinococcus detaillensis genomic stretch:
- a CDS encoding MGMT family protein has protein sequence MTAPASAAFKTRVLALVAQIPAGRVMTYGQLALLAGQVGAARQVGYLMNGLLEKHDLPWQRVINAQGAVSTDKLGFGDIQRGLLKAEGIEFSTAGKCDLGKYQWWPESDAPTQERLF, from the coding sequence ATGACCGCGCCTGCTTCCGCTGCCTTCAAAACCCGCGTCCTGGCTCTGGTGGCGCAGATTCCAGCGGGCCGAGTGATGACCTACGGCCAACTCGCCCTGCTGGCGGGGCAGGTGGGCGCGGCGCGGCAAGTCGGCTACCTGATGAACGGGCTGCTCGAAAAACACGATTTGCCTTGGCAACGCGTCATCAACGCGCAGGGCGCAGTCAGCACCGACAAACTGGGCTTTGGAGATATTCAGCGCGGCCTGCTGAAAGCTGAGGGAATTGAGTTCAGTACGGCGGGCAAATGCGATCTGGGCAAGTACCAATGGTGGCCCGAAAGCGACGCGCCGACGCAAGAGCGGCTGTTTTAA